The genome window ACAAACGATCGAACGGGAACTACTGGCGGCTGAAACCCGCGACGCCGTCGAACAGCGACTCTGTGCGGGCATCAGGTCGCTCGAGGGAGAGGCGACCGACGCGATCGACCTCGTCTGGGTTGGGGGTATCGACGCGGGGATAGAGATGATCGATCCGCGCACGTGGGACGGCGACGACGGAGCCATCCTCGAATCGGCGTCGATACCGGTCGACGACACGGGGGTCGATCCGACGGGACGGGCAGCGGCCAGTCGAGATATCGTCGTCGTCGAGGATCTCGAGGCATCCCTCCGTGACGCACCGACACTCGAGACACCCGAGTTCGACGATGGGGCGACACTCGAGGACGACGAGCGGACGGCGTGGACCCAGACCCTCCTGACGCGTGGCGTGCGATCGGTTCTGGCCGTTCCCATCGAATACGAGGGGTTCCAGTACGGCGTCCTCACCGCGTATGCGACCCGGTACGGGGCGTTCGACGACCGAACGCGTCGGGCCACCGAACAGCTGGCAACGGTCGCTGGCCACGCGCTCGGCTCGCTCCAGCGAAAACGGGCGCTGCTCGCCGACGCCTGGAGCGAACTCGAACTCGCCTTTCGGGACGAGACGGAACCGCTTTCTGCGGCCGTACGCAGGCTCGACCGCCGACTCGACGTCAGGTCCGTCGTTCCGCGATCCTCGGGTGGTTCGACAGTCTACTGTGCAGTTGCCGACGTGGGGACTGTCGACGTCGAAGCAACCCTCGAGGACGTCGACGGCGTCGGTGCCGTCCGACAGGTCGGCGAAGCGACCAACGGGACGCCCGTCGAACTCGTCCTCGCGGAGACAAGCGTTGCGGGAACCATCGCGGACCACGGCGGCCGGGTTCGTTCGGTCCGCCCGGTGGCCGACCACACCAAGCTCGTCGTCGACCTGCCGAGCAACGTCGGCGTCCGGCCGTTCGTCCGCGCGCTCGAGCGTGTCTATCCGGGGACAGAACTGCTCGCTCGCCGCGAAGAAGAACGAACCGACCGGTCGACGCGGCCGTTCGACACGGAACTCCGCGAGCGACTCTCCGACCGACAGCTTCGAACCCTCGAGACGGCCTACTATAGCGGCTTCTTCGAGTGGCCACGCGAGAGCACCGGCGAAGACGTCGCCGAATCGCTCGGCGTCTCCCAGCCGACGTTCAGCCGGCACTTCCGGACTGCACAGCGAAAGCTATTCGAACTGCTGTTCGACAACGGCCAGGAGTGACTCTCTCGGTCGCGAACGCACCGGCTGCCGGCGTACGCGGCGGTCAGGGAAAATTCGCGTCTTTCGATCGCGAGTAGTGTGCGTCTCCTCACCTACCGGCGGGATACCAATCCGTTCTCGAGGACACCGCTCACGTCCGATCGAAGTGGAAGAAACACATCAAGAAGGGAGATTGTACTGAAACAGAGTATCGGTAATACGGTGTTTATTCCAGTAACAGACGTTCAGCAGGAAAGACGGATGAATAGGTATTGACGACAACGATCCGAGCGGTTCCGTATATAGCTCCTACGACCATGTAGCCGCGGTCGAATCTGAGACGTAATGAGCGCGTACCCGGTAAGGAGTTCTTACAGTTGTCGTCCACCCGGACGGCGGAGTGACACGTGAGCATCGACGTCGTCGACCTCGAGAGCGACCGGTCCGTTCTCAGGTCCCAGGCCGACGGTGGGGTCGTTGCACAGCTGCGACTCGACCATCCGGATCTCGTCCTCCGACCGACCCTGCGTCGTGTCTCCGACGTAAGCGTCGAACCGGAGTACTGGACGACCCTCGAGACGGGCCGTACCCTCCTGTTCGTCACCGTTTTCGCCGACGTCTTCGACGGCTTCGAGACGGCACTCGAGACCGACCCGACCGTGGTCGACCCCGTTCTGGTCGACCGGTACCCTGACCGGCGGGTCTACCGCGTCGCCCTCGCCGACCGGGCGAAACGCTTCGCCGCTGGAACCGCCGAGGTCGGGGGGCGACTGCTCGAGATCACGAGTTCGCGCGACGGGTGGCTGGTCCAGCTCCAGTTCCCGAATCGGGACGCACTCGTCGCGTTCAACGAGCACTGTCGCGGTCGAGACGTCTCGATCGCGGTCGAACACCTCCGTGTCTCCGACGACGGCGACGACGGCGTCGTTGCACTTACAGAAAAACAACAGGAACTGCTCGCGGTTGCCCACGAAGAGGGGTATTTCGACGTCCCTCGTGGCATCTCTCAGGACGAACTCGCCGAGCGACTCGGCGTCTCGAAGTCGGCCGTCTCTCAGCGGCTCCGGCGAGCAATCGGCGAACTCTGCGACGCAACGCTCGCTCGATAGCGGTCGGAAAACGCAGGCGAAGTCACCACTCTGAGCTCACTTGAATCGGAGGTACTGTCGGTCGTACTCCGGCTCGCCCTGTCGTGGGTGGATCGTAATGAACGACTCAGGCGGGAGTTCGACCAGTCGCGACGGTAGGTCCTCGAGTTCGGTGTGCCATCCGACGTCACCACGACGCGGCGAAACTGCGGCGACGAGATCGTCTTCTTCGGCGGCCTCCTCGAGCGTCGGCAGGAGTTGATTCCATCGATCGACCGACTGGAACTCGGCCGTGACGTCCTCCTCGACGAGGTCGAAGAGTTGTTCGAACTGGTGGGCCGACCCTTCGACGACCAGGACGGTCAGTTCAGCGCCGATTCCTGTCGCGATCCGTTTGATGAGGTGGACGGCTTCATAAAACCCTTCGTGGTGGTCTGCACCGATCGGGACGACGACGAAGAGCCGACGCGTCGTGTTGATGGGGTGGCCAAGCCGTGAGATGAGCACGGGAAGGGTGGTCCGCTCGAGGACCTGATCGATGATGCTACCGAAGATCCGGTGACGGAAGCTCTCGGTCGCGTCCCACCCCACGATGATCTGGTCGGCCTGGACTTCGACCGAGCCCTGGAC of Natrarchaeobaculum sulfurireducens contains these proteins:
- a CDS encoding helix-turn-helix domain-containing protein; translated protein: MSIDVVDLESDRSVLRSQADGGVVAQLRLDHPDLVLRPTLRRVSDVSVEPEYWTTLETGRTLLFVTVFADVFDGFETALETDPTVVDPVLVDRYPDRRVYRVALADRAKRFAAGTAEVGGRLLEITSSRDGWLVQLQFPNRDALVAFNEHCRGRDVSIAVEHLRVSDDGDDGVVALTEKQQELLAVAHEEGYFDVPRGISQDELAERLGVSKSAVSQRLRRAIGELCDATLAR